In Crinalium epipsammum PCC 9333, the genomic window ACCGACTAGGTACAGAAGAAGATGCCCGTCGCTGGGCAGCAGAACTGGCAGGTCTAGATCCTGAAAAAACTCAGTGCTATACCCTAGAAGAACGTAAACCTTTGTTAAATCGGCTGCTAAATAGTAATTCTCAGGCAGCAGGGATATCAACTGGTATTAATTGGTTAGAATTTGAACTGTCTACCAATGGTCAACCTTTGTGGCTGTATAGACCATAGGTAAAATTTGAGATTTTAGAACTACTAAAATCTTAAATCCAAAATTGATATCGGAGGATCTTGGCGTGGAGTGGAGAGTTAGGGCAATTCGTGGGGCAACAACCGCCTCAGAAAATACGATAGAGGCGATCGCAGAAGCAGTAAAAGAACTGTTAGATGAATTAGAAACAAAAAATCAAATAGACCCCACTGAAATCATTAGTGCCTTCTTCACAACCACCCGCGATCTAGACGCTATTTTTCCGGCTGCGATCGCCCGCCAACGACCCCACTGGGACAACGTGGCACTACTAGATGTCCAACAAATGCACGTTGAGGGTGGCTTAGAACGCTGTATTAGATTTTTAATTCATATCAATCTGCCAGCTTCCCAAACCCAAATCTATCATCCCTACCTGCGTCAAGCCAAAAATCTCAGACCAGATTGGAGCCTTGCCGAAATCAGCTTACCATCAAAAGCAATGCAGTCTCATTTCCTTTAATAGTGGGTTAGCCTCCGTTATAAACAAACATAAAAAAAGAGCAAGTTTAA contains:
- the aroH gene encoding chorismate mutase translates to MEWRVRAIRGATTASENTIEAIAEAVKELLDELETKNQIDPTEIISAFFTTTRDLDAIFPAAIARQRPHWDNVALLDVQQMHVEGGLERCIRFLIHINLPASQTQIYHPYLRQAKNLRPDWSLAEISLPSKAMQSHFL